The DNA segment AAAAACAAGACGGCAAAAGCATCGCGCAAGGGCAACGTGTCTTGTGCTGCTTTATGACTGAGTGTAGAGCCGCTGAGTACCACACCGGCAAAAAAAGCCCCCAGCGCAAATGAAGCACCAAAGAGCTTCACGGCTGCAAAGGCAATCCCGAGTGCAATGACTAATACCGCTAAAGTAAAGAGCTCTGCTGAACCGGTATCGGCGGTGCGCGATAAAATCCACGGGATCAAACGACGGCCAATCACAAACATAAACAAGATAAAAGCAAACACTTTACCCAGTGTCACGGCCAACTGTAGCCATAAATCCGTGGATGAATTTGCTACATCAGATGGGGCGAGCACCGGTAGTAATACCAGGGCTAACACCATCACCAGATCTTCCACGATCAGCCAACCGATAGCGATTTGACCTTCCCGTTTGGCAAGTAGACCTTTGCTTTCCAGTGCCCGCAATAACACGATCGTGCTGGCAGTAGAAAGACTCAAGCCAAATACCAGACCTACGGTCCATGACCAGCCAAATAATTTGCCCGCCAGCGCTCCCAGCAAGGTCGCAAATACGATTTGTAATATCGCACCGGGGATGGCGATGTATTTAACGGACAATAAATCTTTGACCGAAAAATGCAGCCCGACGCCAAACATCAGTAAAATCACACCAATCTCAGCTAATTCAGCAGCCAGTGCCTGATCAGCCACAAAACCGGGTGTGAACGGGCCACACAGCACACCGGCTAACAGATAGCCCACCATGTTTGAAAGGCGCAAACGATGCGCAATCATGCCAAATATGAATGCCAGAGTCAGGCCACCTACCAGTGTCGTGATCAGGGGCAAAGTGTGGGGCATCAGGTTCTCCTGTTAATGTGCGGTGTTATTTGCCATACGGCGTAGGGCCAGCCATGGAACAAAGCTGCCAACCAGTGCCATAACGGCAATCATGATTATTTTGGCATCCGGTAGCAAAGAAACCATCTGCATACCAATCGAACCCAAAATAAACGATGAGAATGTCAGTAATGACGAAGCGGCCCCGACATCGTTGTGAACTTGTTCCAGCACCATATGGTTACACAGCGGGCGACTGATGCCCATACAAAATGAAACGGCAAACATGGATACGGCAAAACTGATGCTGGTCGGGTGCCAAAATAACATTACTAAGCCGGCTATAAACATACCGGCCAACGACCAGTTCAGGATCTGCATCGATGTGAGGCGAGAACTGAGTTTCGCGCAACTAAAAGAACCCGCCATTAAACCAATCGCATTGAAGCCAAACAGTAGACCAAATTGTTGTGAGGTTAACTGGAAGTCATGCATATAAATACTGCCGGAGGCAGCAAGAAATGAATAGAAAAAGAGCGGGGTAATGGAAAATACCAGTGTCAGGGAGCGATATGGTCGGTTTTGAAATAACACCATATAACGGCGTAAGACTGCACAAAGACCACCTTGGGTTCGGTGAATAGCGGGCTCTTTGAGTGTTATCGCACCAAACAGTGATGCTAACGCCAAGATGACATGGGAAATAAAAATCACGCGCCATGACAGATGTTCGATGACCCAACTGCCTAACATCGGTGCCAGCATCGGCACCAGTGGCACAATCACACCGATATAGGCCATGACTTTTTTCTGCTGTTCGCCGGTATACAGATCTTTTGACAGCGTTAGACACAACGAAGATGCCGCGGCGGCGCCACAGCCTTGCAGAAAACGGGCAAACACCAGTTGACCAATTGATTGTGCCATCGCACAAAACAGGCTACCGGCAATGAAGATCAGTAACCCGGCAAATAGCACGGGACGGCGGCCAAAACGATCAGCTAACGGACCATAAATTAATAAAAACAGACTAAATGTGATAAAGAATATGACTAATGAAAAGTTGGCTTCTGCCAGCGACAACTGCCACAAATGTTGCAGCATGGGTAAGGCGGGCAAATACATATCGGTGGCCAGCGCCGGGAAACCCGCCAGCAGAATAATCAGGACAAACGGTGGCATTGCAGAACCTTTTTCTGATAATGAAAGGAAATACAGCAGTAACAAAAAAGTAACAGTTTGCGGCAATCAATGCCAGTATCAGATAGACATTTGTGTAACCGGTTGCAAGAAGAGTAGCTACGCTTGTCGGCAACAAGCGTAGCTAAGTAAATTGAATAGAAAATCAGAAAGCGTCGCTAACAATCTCTTTAGTAAACGATTTTTCGCAGAAATGGCATTTCAGACGCACTTCGCCTTGTGCCGAACGCACACCAAAATGACTGCGTACGGGCTCCCGATGGCTGATGCAATTTGAGTTCGGGCAAGCAAACACGCCGACAATCACCTCAGGTAATTGCAGTTG comes from the uncultured Tolumonas sp. genome and includes:
- a CDS encoding multidrug effflux MFS transporter, with translation MPPFVLIILLAGFPALATDMYLPALPMLQHLWQLSLAEANFSLVIFFITFSLFLLIYGPLADRFGRRPVLFAGLLIFIAGSLFCAMAQSIGQLVFARFLQGCGAAAASSLCLTLSKDLYTGEQQKKVMAYIGVIVPLVPMLAPMLGSWVIEHLSWRVIFISHVILALASLFGAITLKEPAIHRTQGGLCAVLRRYMVLFQNRPYRSLTLVFSITPLFFYSFLAASGSIYMHDFQLTSQQFGLLFGFNAIGLMAGSFSCAKLSSRLTSMQILNWSLAGMFIAGLVMLFWHPTSISFAVSMFAVSFCMGISRPLCNHMVLEQVHNDVGAASSLLTFSSFILGSIGMQMVSLLPDAKIIMIAVMALVGSFVPWLALRRMANNTAH